A part of Tigriopus californicus strain San Diego chromosome 10, Tcal_SD_v2.1, whole genome shotgun sequence genomic DNA contains:
- the LOC131889351 gene encoding GDP-fucose protein O-fucosyltransferase 1-like produces MDCGWLLISLLIGWVGVSFIASHETVDENGYIVFCPCMGRFGNQVDHYLGALAFAHGLNRTLVLPPWVEYRPGEAKSVQIPFDTYFKEAEVARYHRVILMADFMEQIAPQIWPEHLRTSLCYSHRPGSAPNSCNAKDGNPFGPFWDTFQIEFASSATYGPLHYDVHHTDIAQEWHQRFSATEWPVIAFTGAPAAFPVQKENVPLQKYLVWSDQIQARARAFINEHLSGGPFIGIHLRNGVDWARACEFVKSAPNLFASAQCLGYRNERGSLTEEMCQPSEEIIVKHLRRLLKRMKDVKKVFVASDHDHMTRTLGKYFQKTDLIFIKPNEDQPHVDLAILGRANHFVGNCVSSFSGFVKRERDTHGFPSTFWGYPSESKRESRRSHDPSEL; encoded by the exons ATGGATTGTGGTTGGCTGCTAATCAGTTTGCTGATAGGGTGGGTGGGCGTATCCTTCATCGCTAGCCATGAGACTGTCGACGAGAACGGCTATATTGTCTTTTGTCCTTGTATGG GTCGATTTGGGAATCAAGTGGACCATTATCTGGGAGCTCTAGCCTTCGCTCACGGGCTGAATCGAACTTTGGTGTTACCCCCGTGGGTCGAATATCGGCCTGGCGAAGCCAAATCC GTCCAGATCCCGTTTGATACGTACTTCAAAGAGGCGGAGGTGGCGCGTTATCATCGCGTGATTCTCATGGCGGATTTTATGGAGCAAATAGCTCCCCAGATTTGGCCCGAACATTTGCGAACATCACTGTGCTACTCTCATCGACCCGGTTCGGCGCCGAATTCTTGCAATGCCAAGGATGGCAATCCCTTCGGACCCTTTTGGGACACGTTCCAAATTGAGTTTGCTTCATCCGCCACCTATGGACCGCTTCATTATGACGTCCATCACACTGACATTGCTCAAGAGTGGCATCAGCGATTTTCGGCCACGGAATGGCCGGTAATAGCCTTCACCGGAGCGCCGGCCGCTTTTCCCGTCCAAAAAGAGAATGTGCCGTTGCAGAAATATCTGGTTTGGTCTGATCAGATCCAGGCACGGGCTCGAGCATTTATTAATGAGCATTTGAGTGGCGGACCTTTTATCGGGATCCATCTTCGGAATGGCGTTGATTGG GCACGAGCGTGTGAATTTGTCAAGAGCGCTCCCAATCTATTTGCCTCAGCTCAATGCTTGGGCTATCGCAACGAGCGAGGATCGTTGACCGAGGAAATGTGCCAACCCTCGGAGGAGATCATCGTGAAACATTTGCGACGCCTTCTCAAACGCATGAAGGATGTCAAGAAAGTGTTTGTGGCCTCAGATCATGATCATATGACCCGAACATTAGGCAAGTACTTCCAAAAGACCGACTTGATTTTCATCAAACCGAATGAGGATCAACCGCACGTGGATTTAGCCATCCTAGGCCGGGCGAATCATTTTGTGGGCAATTGTGTGAGTTCATTCTCGGGCTTTGTCAAACGCGAGCGCGATACCCACGGATTTCCTTCAACTTTTTGGGGATACCCGAGTGAATCCAAGCGAGAAAGTCGACGCTCTCACGATCCCAGCGAGCTCTGA